TAGTAATTAAAAAACCTATATATAAAAAAATAGTTTTGATTTTGCATAAAGAAAAACCAATGTTCCATAATGTAAAAAGTTCTTTTATTTTATCTAATTGCAAAATAAAAATGGCATTAAATAAATTGAATCCAGTGATCAATGTCATTAAACTAAATAAAAAATAGACAAATATTTTTTCTGTGTTCAGAACTTTGTAAAAAGCTTTTTCTTTTTCTATTCGTGTTATTATATTAAATTTGGATCCAAATTTTTCTATCAAATTTTTTTTTATTTTTTGAATGTCAGCTTCTTTATGAATTTTTATCTCTAATGTTTGAATCCCCTTTTCTTTTATTATATTCTGAAGTTCAGATAAATTACAAAACAAATATTCTATATCCATTTTTTGACTGAATTGAAAAATCCCTTTTATAAAAATTTTTCTTTGTATAAAAAATGGAATAAAAGTATTATGATTCTTTTTGTAAGAAAAAAATAGGATTTTAGAAGGATTTTTAATCTGATTTCTAAATATTATTGGAAAATAAAATCCCATAGATGACCATCCTAGATATACATTTAAATAACCAGGAG
This sequence is a window from Blattabacterium cuenoti. Protein-coding genes within it:
- a CDS encoding ABC transporter permease; this encodes MNIVNVIVFLSVLSLNVSTLSLSIILFVFSGLENLNEKYYQIHYPDIILSSNKGDLFVDDGTIKKKIKSIKGIIAFSKTMEKKVFLHYNNQKYFISLKGVDTEYEKVMKKFKKIDLKNTLSPGYLNVYLGWSSMGFYFPIIFRNQIKNPSKILFFSYKKNHNTFIPFFIQRKIFIKGIFQFSQKMDIEYLFCNLSELQNIIKEKGIQTLEIKIHKEADIQKIKKNLIEKFGSKFNIITRIEKEKAFYKVLNTEKIFVYFLFSLMTLITGFNLFNAIFILQLDKIKELFTLWNIGFSLCKIKTIFLYIGFLITIFGCLSGLFMAYITYFIQNQYQIIKVIGKIPLPVKVTMVDSCIVISIILTIGAIISFFSSRRINGIISDYK